One stretch of Streptomyces hygroscopicus DNA includes these proteins:
- a CDS encoding transcriptional regulator, translating into MLAQALAERPGDDPRPTPLALSVKAATALGCLNIALDHWTASDGRPDLTALLDEAFAALAG; encoded by the coding sequence GTGCTGGCCCAGGCCCTCGCCGAGCGGCCCGGCGACGATCCGCGTCCCACCCCCCTGGCCCTGTCGGTGAAGGCCGCCACCGCTCTGGGCTGCCTGAACATCGCCCTCGACCACTGGACGGCCTCCGACGGCCGCCCCGATCTCACCGCCCTCCTGGACGAGGCGTTCGCCGCCCTCGCCGGGTGA
- a CDS encoding oxidoreductase encodes MRGLQGKRIVVAGGATGIGAATAERLAEEGASVVVGDINLVGAKATSQRIAEAGGTAVAVEFDLADEESIGALVDRAAAEFGGVDGLYNVGADLSDDHLGRDTDLLEMDPALWRRTHEVNLLGYALTCRAVIPRLLAQGGGVIVNTSSGAAWGGEPRRPAYAASKAGINALTRHIASRWGKEGIRCNAVAPGLVMGDTQKQRDDQRLQAMALKIARSPRLGEPADVAGTVAFLLSDDAEWVNGQVWSVCGGMSLRD; translated from the coding sequence ATGCGAGGACTTCAGGGCAAGAGGATCGTCGTCGCGGGCGGCGCCACCGGGATCGGCGCCGCCACGGCCGAGCGGCTCGCCGAGGAGGGCGCCTCGGTCGTCGTCGGCGACATCAACCTCGTGGGTGCGAAGGCCACCTCCCAGCGCATCGCCGAGGCCGGCGGCACCGCGGTCGCCGTCGAGTTCGACCTCGCCGACGAGGAGTCGATCGGTGCGCTGGTCGACCGGGCCGCCGCCGAGTTCGGCGGGGTCGACGGGCTCTACAACGTCGGCGCCGACCTCTCGGACGACCACCTGGGCCGGGACACCGACCTGCTGGAGATGGACCCGGCCCTCTGGCGGCGCACCCACGAGGTGAACCTGCTCGGCTACGCCCTCACCTGCCGGGCGGTCATCCCACGGCTGCTGGCCCAGGGCGGCGGCGTCATCGTCAACACCTCCTCCGGCGCGGCCTGGGGTGGGGAGCCCCGGCGTCCCGCGTACGCCGCCTCCAAGGCCGGGATCAACGCGCTGACCCGCCATATCGCCTCCCGGTGGGGCAAGGAGGGCATCCGCTGCAACGCCGTGGCGCCCGGGCTGGTCATGGGCGACACCCAGAAGCAGCGGGACGACCAGCGGCTGCAGGCCATGGCGCTGAAGATCGCCCGTAGTCCGCGGCTGGGCGAGCCCGCGGACGTGGCCGGCACCGTGGCCTTTCTCCTCTCGGACGACGCCGAGTGGGTCAACGGCCAGGTGTGGT